From a region of the Pristis pectinata isolate sPriPec2 chromosome 2, sPriPec2.1.pri, whole genome shotgun sequence genome:
- the c2h4orf48 gene encoding neuropeptide-like protein C4orf48 homolog, whose amino-acid sequence MLAARSLGLIVLLATSGFLAEANADSGTVIPAESRPCVDCHAFEFMQRALQDLKRTANNLNTRTDDLLLRVEKRALCDCLPSNL is encoded by the exons ATGTTAGCTGCTCGCTCGCTTGGACTCATCGTCCTACTCGCTACCAGCGGCTTCCTAGCTGAAGCTAATGCCGACTCCGGCACTGTGATCCCGGCTGAAA GTCGtccctgtgttgattgtcatgcTTTTGAATTCATGCAGAGAGCACTGCAGGACTTGAAAAGAACTGCAAATAACTTGAATACAAGG ACCGATGATCTGCTCCTGAGAGTTGAAAAGCGGGCTTTGTGTGACTGCCTGCCTTCAAACCTATAG